A genomic region of uncultured Paludibaculum sp. contains the following coding sequences:
- a CDS encoding 6-carboxytetrahydropterin synthase → MWITRKVEFSASHSCYNQGLTEAENAALYGADANPHGHGHNYSLEVTLEGAPDPVTGMVVDLKEVKQILEREVVDPMDHRHLNHEVPPFDTVVPTTENLAVEIWRRLQPHFVDGPGRLHAIRLYETDDLFVEYEGR, encoded by the coding sequence ATGTGGATCACCCGTAAAGTCGAGTTCTCCGCCTCCCACTCCTGTTACAACCAGGGGCTGACCGAGGCCGAAAACGCCGCGCTCTACGGCGCCGACGCGAATCCGCACGGCCATGGCCACAATTACTCCCTGGAAGTGACGCTGGAGGGTGCTCCCGATCCCGTCACCGGCATGGTGGTCGATCTGAAGGAAGTGAAACAGATTCTCGAGCGCGAGGTCGTTGATCCCATGGATCATCGCCACCTCAACCACGAGGTCCCGCCCTTCGATACCGTCGTGCCGACAACCGAGAATCTGGCGGTCGAGATCTGGCGCCGCCTGCAGCCCCATTTCGTGGACGGCCCAGGCCGCCTTCACGCCATCCGCCTGTACGAAACCGACGACCTCTTCGTCGAGTATGAAGGGCGTTGA
- a CDS encoding 6-carboxytetrahydropterin synthase, which yields MPDIRLVRRYRFSASHRLHTPLLSDEENRAVYGKCNNPYGHGHDYTLDVYVQERVDPARGRAVSVDALDLFIDAVVLKPFDRRNLNVEVAEFATLVPTTEVLAEVLARRLAAAWPIAFAGLPARFEKLRIWETKRNIFEVLAPVPAPRESHRDEIIESCSQGS from the coding sequence ATGCCTGACATCCGCCTGGTCCGCCGCTACCGCTTCTCGGCCTCCCATCGTCTCCACACGCCGCTGCTCAGCGATGAGGAGAACCGGGCAGTGTACGGGAAATGCAACAATCCCTACGGTCACGGCCACGACTATACTCTCGACGTGTACGTTCAGGAGCGGGTCGATCCGGCCCGCGGCCGGGCGGTGTCCGTGGATGCCCTCGACTTGTTCATTGACGCCGTGGTATTGAAACCCTTCGACCGCCGCAACCTGAACGTCGAAGTGGCCGAGTTTGCGACACTTGTGCCCACCACTGAGGTTTTGGCCGAAGTGCTCGCGCGGCGTCTTGCCGCCGCCTGGCCCATCGCGTTTGCGGGCCTTCCGGCGCGGTTTGAAAAGCTAAGAATCTGGGAAACCAAACGCAACATCTTTGAAGTGCTGGCGCCCGTCCCGGCGCCAAGAGAAAGTCATCGCGATGAAATCATCGAAAGCTGTAGTCAAGGTTCTTGA
- the folE gene encoding GTP cyclohydrolase I FolE — protein sequence MKSSKAVVKVLEPKRLEAAGNEGAIAANMKEILRALGEDPNREGLLSTPTRTEKALKFLTSGYHADIEKIVNGAIFTEKCDEMVVVKDIEFFSMCEHHMLPFYGKAHVAYIPKNKIIGLSKIPRLVDVFARRLQVQERLTQQIAECLQEVLDPIGVGVITEARHFCMMMRGVEKQHSSTTSSAMLGAFRQRKDSRDEFLSHVRHNSLV from the coding sequence ATGAAATCATCGAAAGCTGTAGTCAAGGTTCTTGAACCCAAGCGGCTCGAGGCAGCCGGCAACGAGGGGGCCATTGCGGCCAACATGAAGGAGATCCTGCGCGCCCTGGGCGAAGACCCCAATCGCGAAGGCCTGCTCTCCACCCCGACGCGGACTGAGAAGGCGCTGAAGTTCCTGACCAGCGGCTACCACGCCGACATCGAGAAGATCGTCAACGGCGCAATCTTCACTGAGAAGTGCGACGAAATGGTCGTGGTCAAGGACATCGAGTTCTTCTCCATGTGCGAGCATCACATGCTGCCCTTCTACGGCAAGGCTCACGTTGCCTATATCCCGAAGAATAAGATCATTGGGCTCAGCAAGATCCCGCGCCTCGTCGACGTCTTTGCGCGCCGGTTGCAGGTGCAGGAACGCCTCACTCAGCAGATCGCCGAGTGCCTCCAGGAAGTGCTCGACCCCATTGGCGTCGGCGTCATCACCGAGGCCCGCCACTTCTGCATGATGATGCGCGGCGTCGAAAAACAGCACTCTTCCACCACGTCATCCGCGATGCTCGGTGCCTTCCGCCAGCGCAAGGACTCGCGCGACGAGTTCCTCTCTCACGTCCGTCACAATTCGCTGGTCTGA
- a CDS encoding MJ0042-type zinc finger domain-containing protein: MIDCPECGAAIDVEEDELDEGESVLCEECGKNFVVSSVDPLELETDGEDFDDEEFDEEFDEEEDEEDEEEEEEEEDDDWR, translated from the coding sequence ATGATCGACTGCCCGGAATGTGGCGCTGCCATTGACGTAGAAGAGGACGAACTGGACGAAGGCGAATCTGTCCTCTGTGAGGAGTGCGGCAAGAATTTCGTAGTCTCGTCCGTCGATCCCCTCGAGTTGGAAACCGACGGTGAAGACTTCGACGACGAAGAGTTCGACGAGGAATTCGACGAGGAAGAGGATGAGGAAGATGAGGAAGAAGAAGAGGAGGAAGAGGACGACGATTGGCGCTAA
- a CDS encoding carboxypeptidase regulatory-like domain-containing protein — protein MRKKKRRKRTTIGAKLFVLLLLLALSPVLPAGLLAAGDQRAESAVVAGTVFRDPGFALPGAQLTLTVKTKPEGVKTPKAQKAVSDARGEFAFYVPPRKAQYLVTVKARGHVQQEKVVDVTDSPDRLDVYFQLKPETASESK, from the coding sequence ATGAGGAAGAAGAAGAGGAGGAAGAGGACGACGATTGGCGCTAAGCTCTTTGTCCTGCTCCTGCTGCTGGCCCTCTCTCCCGTTCTGCCGGCCGGTCTCCTTGCGGCCGGGGACCAGCGCGCCGAGTCGGCTGTTGTCGCCGGAACTGTGTTCCGGGATCCCGGCTTTGCCCTCCCTGGCGCGCAACTCACGCTCACCGTCAAAACCAAACCCGAAGGCGTGAAGACGCCCAAAGCCCAGAAGGCGGTTTCCGACGCCCGCGGCGAGTTCGCCTTCTACGTTCCGCCTCGCAAGGCTCAGTATCTTGTCACCGTGAAGGCGCGCGGCCACGTCCAACAGGAGAAGGTTGTTGACGTGACTGACAGTCCGGACCGGCTGGACGTCTACTTCCAGCTCAAGCCCGAGACCGCGTCCGAGTCTAAATAG
- a CDS encoding carboxypeptidase-like regulatory domain-containing protein has translation MNRRFFVLLPLLAMSLFAFQFTNQKKSKRRDPNVRNVEGVVTQVDGTPAVGAVVQLKNMQSLAVKSFITQDGGKYQFQNLSTHTDYELKADWKEFASPTRALTIFDTRLDAILNLKLEPKKADEKK, from the coding sequence ATGAATCGCCGCTTCTTTGTTCTGCTGCCGCTGCTGGCCATGTCCCTGTTCGCCTTCCAGTTCACCAACCAGAAGAAGTCGAAGCGTCGCGATCCAAACGTCCGCAACGTGGAAGGCGTTGTCACCCAGGTGGATGGCACGCCGGCCGTCGGCGCCGTGGTTCAACTGAAGAACATGCAGAGCCTGGCGGTTAAGTCGTTCATTACACAGGACGGCGGCAAGTACCAGTTCCAGAACCTCTCCACCCACACTGACTACGAGCTGAAGGCCGACTGGAAGGAATTCGCGAGCCCCACTCGCGCATTGACCATCTTCGACACCCGTCTCGACGCCATCCTGAACCTCAAACTCGAGCCCAAGAAGGCCGACGAGAAGAAGTGA
- a CDS encoding TlpA disulfide reductase family protein gives MRPEIMRRILLTLLLAAIPVLAADLKPVDETTFQAKIVAPAKGKVLLVNFWATYCVPCRKEMPQLVALEGRLKAKGFQFVTVSADEPEQTKDAGAFLDKAKVPAPVFIRKAKDDDKFAAAMDPKWSGALPASFLYDKTGKKVRSFFGEVNLVELEAAIKKLL, from the coding sequence GTGAGGCCGGAGATCATGCGCCGCATCCTGCTCACCCTGCTTCTGGCTGCCATCCCGGTCCTCGCCGCCGACCTGAAGCCGGTGGACGAGACCACCTTCCAGGCCAAAATCGTGGCGCCCGCCAAGGGTAAGGTTCTGTTGGTGAACTTCTGGGCAACTTACTGCGTCCCCTGCCGCAAGGAGATGCCGCAACTTGTGGCCCTGGAAGGCCGCCTCAAAGCCAAGGGTTTCCAGTTTGTCACCGTCTCCGCTGACGAACCCGAGCAGACCAAGGACGCCGGCGCCTTCCTCGACAAGGCCAAGGTTCCAGCCCCCGTCTTCATCAGGAAAGCCAAGGATGACGACAAGTTCGCGGCCGCCATGGACCCCAAGTGGTCCGGAGCCCTGCCCGCGTCGTTCCTCTACGACAAGACAGGGAAGAAGGTCCGCTCATTCTTCGGTGAAGTGAACCTGGTCGAGCTCGAAGCCGCCATAAAGAAGCTTCTCTAG
- the lysA gene encoding diaminopimelate decarboxylase, with translation MLNPFVYREGVLYCEDVELSKIADDAGTPCYVYSSGAILDRYRTYDQGLFGIPHRVCYAVKANSNLSLLNLLAQAGAGFDIVSGGELHRVLKAGGDPAKVVFSGVGKTRVEIDSALQLGIHSFNCESEAEIALISSLASRLGKTASIAVRVNPDVDASTHPYISTGLKEHKFGIDIAEVEGVYERAASLPGVSIDGVSCHIGSQLLDAAPLLEAATKMLALIGRLRAKGIAIKELDLGGGLGVPYRAGDARPDVDGFLRQIRKLVEGRDLFLMFEPGRSVVAEAGVLLSRVLYRKKNGEKEFVITDASMTDLIRPALYEAHHEILPLRKSKFGTVVANIVGPVCESGDFLAENREVANVLPGDLIAIMTAGAYGFVMASNYNSRVRPCEILVEGDTWRAVRKRETLDDLIRGEV, from the coding sequence ATGTTGAACCCGTTCGTGTACAGGGAGGGTGTCCTCTATTGTGAGGACGTGGAGCTGTCGAAGATCGCGGATGACGCGGGCACGCCCTGCTATGTGTACTCGTCGGGCGCGATCCTGGACCGGTACCGCACCTATGACCAGGGTCTGTTTGGCATTCCGCACCGCGTCTGTTACGCCGTTAAGGCCAACAGCAATCTGAGCCTGCTAAACCTGCTGGCCCAGGCCGGGGCGGGCTTCGACATCGTTTCCGGCGGGGAACTGCACCGTGTGTTGAAGGCCGGCGGAGATCCTGCCAAGGTGGTGTTTTCAGGCGTGGGGAAGACGCGCGTCGAGATCGATTCGGCGCTGCAGTTGGGCATCCACAGCTTCAATTGCGAGAGCGAGGCGGAGATCGCGCTGATCAGTTCGCTGGCCTCGCGGCTGGGCAAGACGGCGTCCATCGCGGTGCGGGTGAATCCGGATGTGGACGCCTCGACGCACCCGTACATCTCGACAGGGCTGAAGGAGCACAAGTTCGGCATCGATATCGCCGAGGTAGAGGGTGTCTACGAGCGGGCGGCCAGTCTGCCGGGCGTCTCGATTGACGGGGTGAGCTGCCACATCGGGTCGCAATTGCTGGATGCGGCACCGCTGTTGGAAGCGGCCACGAAGATGCTGGCCCTGATCGGGCGACTGAGAGCTAAAGGAATTGCAATCAAAGAGTTAGACCTTGGTGGCGGACTCGGCGTGCCGTATCGTGCCGGGGACGCGCGGCCGGACGTCGATGGGTTCCTACGCCAGATCCGCAAGCTGGTGGAGGGCCGGGATCTGTTCCTGATGTTCGAGCCCGGCCGGTCAGTTGTGGCGGAGGCCGGCGTCCTGTTGTCGCGGGTGCTGTACCGCAAGAAGAACGGTGAGAAGGAGTTCGTGATTACGGACGCGTCGATGACGGACCTGATCCGGCCGGCGCTCTACGAGGCGCACCACGAGATTTTGCCGCTGCGGAAATCGAAGTTCGGGACAGTGGTCGCGAACATTGTCGGACCCGTTTGTGAGAGCGGCGATTTCCTGGCCGAGAATCGCGAAGTGGCCAATGTGCTGCCCGGAGATCTGATTGCGATCATGACCGCCGGGGCTTACGGGTTTGTCATGGCGTCGAACTACAACTCGCGGGTACGGCCGTGCGAGATTCTCGTGGAAGGCGATACGTGGCGGGCAGTGCGGAAGCGCGAGACGCTGGACGACCTGATTCGGGGCGAGGTTTAG
- a CDS encoding SpoIIE family protein phosphatase: MAVTRKTRVRFRERAELLDFLLEVSAATGETLDLERLMENVSDIVRQVIPHDLFAILLYSERRKGLRIRYSLGHRNEVAHNLLIPLGEGLTGTAAATRQPVMAGNVDDDKRYLNALDAVRSELAVPMLARHKLVGVIDLESTTPDAFSAQDRALLQLIASRVGAAIDNARLYRKVERQSKTQRVLGHMAHEFSSILKLDDLLVKIAKSVRTLINFDAFIVLQVDEERKELRSLFSQRYDQRVQMESLPLGKGITGAAATSRQPVLSRDTATDPRYIDSHLGIRSEVAVPLIVKDRVIGVMDLESERVGYFNEDHVRTLSLIAPSVANAIENARLYQELEQREKAIQDDLEAAQEVQSIMMPQAAPDLPGLNVGVRMKPARLVSGDVFDFFEYSDDHTMLAFGDSSGKGAAAALYGALFSGMLRGAAPRRRSPAQLLKSLNDTLMERQVPARYVTLLVMLWRAVEKKFIMANAGSTTPLVCRGGQILQPHAAGVPVGLLENVEYDETEFQAKSGDVFVLFSDGVQDQGNPEGEEYGRRRLRRFLEGHCSDSAQEIADGLLADLESYRESTPVHDDQTVIVLKVI, from the coding sequence GCTCGACTTCCTGCTGGAAGTGTCGGCCGCGACGGGCGAGACGCTCGACCTGGAGCGGCTGATGGAGAACGTCTCGGACATCGTCCGCCAGGTGATCCCGCACGACCTGTTCGCAATCCTGTTGTACAGCGAGCGGCGCAAGGGTCTGCGGATCCGCTACTCCCTGGGCCACCGGAATGAAGTCGCGCACAATCTGCTGATTCCGCTGGGCGAGGGTCTTACTGGAACGGCGGCGGCGACGCGGCAGCCGGTGATGGCAGGCAATGTCGATGACGACAAGCGGTATCTGAACGCCCTGGATGCCGTGCGGAGCGAGTTGGCTGTGCCCATGCTGGCGCGGCACAAACTGGTGGGCGTGATCGACCTGGAATCCACCACTCCGGATGCGTTCTCGGCCCAGGACCGCGCGTTGCTGCAATTGATTGCCTCGCGCGTGGGGGCGGCTATCGACAATGCGCGGCTGTACCGGAAAGTGGAGCGGCAAAGCAAGACGCAGCGCGTGCTGGGGCACATGGCGCACGAGTTCTCGTCGATTCTGAAGCTGGACGACCTTCTGGTGAAGATCGCGAAGAGCGTGCGGACACTGATCAACTTCGACGCCTTTATCGTGCTGCAGGTGGATGAAGAGCGGAAAGAGCTGCGGAGCCTGTTCAGCCAGCGGTATGACCAGCGGGTGCAGATGGAGAGTCTGCCGCTGGGCAAGGGTATTACGGGCGCGGCTGCGACGTCGCGGCAGCCGGTGCTGTCGCGGGACACGGCGACGGATCCGCGGTATATCGACTCGCATCTGGGGATCCGCAGCGAAGTGGCTGTCCCGCTGATCGTGAAGGACCGGGTCATCGGCGTGATGGATCTGGAGAGCGAGCGTGTGGGGTATTTCAACGAAGACCATGTGCGGACACTCTCGCTGATTGCTCCGTCGGTGGCGAACGCCATCGAGAACGCGCGGCTGTACCAGGAATTGGAGCAGCGCGAGAAGGCGATCCAGGACGATCTGGAAGCGGCCCAGGAAGTGCAGTCGATCATGATGCCCCAGGCGGCGCCGGACTTGCCGGGCCTGAATGTGGGTGTGCGGATGAAGCCGGCGCGGCTGGTGAGCGGCGACGTCTTCGATTTCTTCGAGTACTCGGACGACCACACCATGCTGGCGTTCGGCGACTCCAGCGGTAAAGGCGCGGCGGCGGCGTTGTATGGGGCGCTGTTCAGCGGGATGCTGCGCGGCGCGGCGCCAAGGCGCAGGAGCCCGGCGCAACTGTTGAAGTCACTGAACGACACTCTGATGGAACGGCAGGTGCCCGCGCGGTATGTGACGCTGCTGGTGATGCTGTGGCGGGCCGTGGAGAAGAAGTTCATCATGGCCAATGCGGGCTCGACCACACCGCTGGTGTGCCGCGGCGGGCAGATTCTGCAGCCGCACGCGGCCGGCGTGCCGGTGGGACTGCTGGAGAACGTGGAGTACGACGAGACCGAGTTCCAGGCCAAGAGCGGCGACGTGTTCGTACTGTTCAGCGACGGTGTCCAGGACCAGGGCAATCCAGAGGGCGAGGAGTATGGCCGCCGGCGGCTGCGCCGTTTTCTGGAGGGACACTGCTCGGATTCAGCGCAGGAGATCGCGGACGGGCTGCTGGCCGACCTGGAGTCGTACCGGGAATCCACGCCTGTGCATGACGACCAGACGGTCATCGTCCTCAAAGTCATTTAA